From Paraflavitalea devenefica, the proteins below share one genomic window:
- a CDS encoding SusC/RagA family TonB-linked outer membrane protein → MPQQLTKCGLLLLLLFLSCLPLSAQQRTVTGIVQNQETHEPLVGVTVGVKGTDRTTLTNEKGEFSIVVSGNESVVKFTYIGMAYQEIIVGEKKVLDISMVKDNKQMDDVVVVGYGTQKKIHLTGAVATVDMKQIQDLPVGSLSAALRGQMPGVSVSGGYSRPGDNATITIRNPIFFSKDGGSTEPLYVIDDIIRTSADFNVLDASEIENISILKDAAAAIYGIQGANGVIVVRTKRGKAGTPKINYSVSYGVAEATELPKMMNGFQQATYLNNMLMAEKKFIADGTDGYKADADWYSDDELEHFKKNSTDWLQVAWQPAITMRHALNVSGGSDKATYFAGVSYTNQTANFDNINTDKWTFRASTDLKLTMGLKLGLSVSGDVSKNKRYYNKQGSESVDNDVKTLVGTPMFNPYYVNGLPVLLTSATNSQVENFHFFEIQKSNNTTVARNTGLNVQATLNYEVPFVKGLKFGLNYNKNLENAFGKQYGTKYVVYRFSMLGDKKHIYGGDVVSAITLSNGDRVRISPSYSDNYQLNATAMYDRTFGKHQISLFAGYEQYEAETDLVNAMREGAIIGGLDNMNYALGTNTTDEVQTEFGRLAYIGRINYNYDNKYLAEFTIRADANVNFAPEYRWGYFPSMSLGWVASQEEFFRRNVSFIDFLKIRGSVGALGSDNTKGYQYLTNYAAQTGRAPIFGGNGDRGYVILPNVSIANYDLRWDDAIKYNAGIDMQFLNSRLSVTADAFLDHRKNQLTTLTSSVSLLIGATLPPENFSETKSFGYELSVGWKDNINGNWSYTINSFLSWSDNKMIIVDQPVGNVGTYLDAIGRSNDRGVYGFHYLGMFRSQQQVDDYLAKNPGYTIMGDAPKPGMLYYQDVRGPKDISGKYTGPDGKITEEDQDYLTPKSSNHYGLGFNFGVAYKSLSLQVVSGMSWGGQNVMESAAVKKGSATSNRPEFWKDVWTPDNPNAAYPNPYYSNNYDRTSSFWFVSSFTWRISNFNLSYTLPSRWANKAGFGSVRAFLVGTNPLNLYNPYSYRDNTSNYDTYPAIRTFSLGLNIGF, encoded by the coding sequence ATGCCCCAACAACTAACGAAATGCGGCCTGCTGCTGTTACTGCTATTTCTGAGCTGCCTGCCATTATCGGCGCAGCAAAGAACTGTCACCGGTATTGTACAAAACCAGGAAACCCACGAGCCATTAGTGGGTGTAACGGTAGGTGTAAAAGGAACTGACCGTACCACTTTAACCAATGAAAAAGGTGAGTTTTCCATAGTGGTTTCGGGAAATGAAAGCGTAGTGAAGTTTACCTATATCGGAATGGCCTACCAGGAGATCATAGTAGGGGAGAAAAAAGTGCTGGACATCTCGATGGTCAAGGACAATAAACAAATGGACGATGTGGTGGTGGTAGGTTATGGCACACAAAAAAAGATACACTTAACAGGCGCTGTAGCCACCGTGGATATGAAACAGATACAGGACCTTCCGGTAGGAAGCCTGTCGGCCGCTTTAAGGGGGCAAATGCCTGGCGTATCGGTAAGCGGTGGTTATAGCAGGCCCGGTGATAATGCCACCATTACGATCCGCAATCCGATCTTTTTCTCCAAAGATGGCGGTTCTACAGAGCCATTATATGTAATAGATGATATCATCAGGACTTCTGCCGACTTTAATGTACTGGATGCTTCTGAAATAGAAAATATCTCCATCCTGAAGGATGCCGCCGCCGCTATCTATGGCATACAAGGCGCCAATGGTGTAATTGTGGTGAGAACAAAACGGGGCAAAGCGGGTACGCCTAAAATAAATTACAGTGTATCTTATGGTGTGGCGGAAGCTACTGAATTGCCTAAGATGATGAATGGTTTCCAGCAGGCCACCTACCTGAACAATATGCTCATGGCCGAAAAGAAATTCATTGCTGATGGAACTGACGGCTATAAGGCTGACGCTGATTGGTACTCAGATGATGAACTGGAACACTTTAAAAAGAACAGCACCGACTGGCTGCAGGTTGCCTGGCAGCCTGCTATCACTATGCGTCATGCCTTGAACGTAAGCGGCGGATCGGACAAGGCTACTTATTTTGCCGGCGTTTCCTATACCAACCAAACGGCCAACTTTGATAATATCAATACGGATAAGTGGACCTTCAGGGCCAGCACGGACCTTAAACTGACCATGGGCCTTAAGCTGGGATTGTCGGTAAGCGGTGATGTGTCTAAAAACAAGCGCTATTACAATAAGCAGGGCAGTGAGAGCGTGGATAATGATGTGAAAACACTGGTGGGAACACCCATGTTCAATCCCTATTATGTAAATGGGTTACCTGTATTGTTGACCTCCGCTACGAATAGCCAGGTAGAGAATTTCCACTTTTTCGAAATACAGAAATCCAATAATACGACTGTTGCCAGGAATACCGGCCTCAATGTGCAGGCGACCTTAAATTATGAAGTGCCTTTTGTTAAAGGTTTAAAGTTTGGTCTTAACTACAATAAGAACCTCGAAAACGCTTTCGGTAAGCAATATGGTACCAAATATGTTGTGTACCGGTTTTCAATGCTGGGCGATAAAAAGCATATTTACGGAGGTGATGTTGTCAGCGCCATTACCCTCAGCAATGGCGACCGGGTACGGATCAGCCCTTCCTATTCTGATAACTACCAGTTGAATGCTACTGCCATGTATGACCGCACATTCGGCAAACACCAGATCTCGTTGTTTGCAGGGTATGAACAATATGAGGCAGAGACGGACCTGGTGAATGCGATGCGTGAAGGGGCTATTATTGGTGGATTGGATAATATGAACTATGCGCTGGGAACGAATACTACAGATGAGGTACAAACTGAATTTGGCCGGCTTGCCTATATCGGCCGCATCAATTATAATTATGACAATAAGTACCTGGCAGAGTTCACCATACGGGCCGATGCCAACGTGAACTTCGCTCCTGAATACAGGTGGGGATATTTCCCTTCCATGTCATTGGGTTGGGTGGCTTCACAGGAAGAGTTTTTCAGAAGGAATGTCAGTTTTATAGATTTCCTGAAGATAAGAGGATCCGTTGGTGCACTGGGTAGTGACAATACCAAGGGGTACCAGTACCTTACCAACTATGCTGCACAAACAGGCAGGGCGCCGATATTTGGCGGTAATGGCGACCGGGGGTATGTTATTCTTCCCAACGTATCCATTGCCAATTATGACCTGCGCTGGGATGATGCTATCAAATACAATGCGGGTATTGACATGCAGTTTCTCAATAGCCGCTTATCTGTAACGGCAGATGCCTTCCTGGACCACCGCAAAAACCAGTTAACGACTTTAACCTCTTCTGTTTCCCTGTTGATAGGAGCCACCTTGCCTCCTGAGAATTTTTCTGAAACAAAGAGCTTTGGCTATGAGTTATCAGTAGGCTGGAAAGATAATATTAACGGCAACTGGAGCTATACTATTAATAGCTTTCTCTCCTGGAGCGATAATAAGATGATCATTGTGGACCAGCCGGTAGGTAATGTAGGTACCTATCTCGATGCCATTGGCAGGTCCAACGATAGGGGGGTGTATGGCTTCCATTATCTTGGCATGTTCCGCTCACAGCAGCAGGTAGATGATTATCTCGCTAAGAATCCGGGTTATACCATCATGGGCGATGCGCCCAAGCCTGGCATGTTGTATTACCAGGATGTACGTGGCCCCAAGGATATTTCCGGCAAATACACCGGCCCCGACGGAAAGATCACAGAAGAAGACCAGGATTACCTGACACCTAAATCGAGCAACCATTATGGACTGGGTTTCAACTTTGGCGTCGCTTACAAATCTTTGAGCTTACAGGTAGTGAGTGGTATGTCGTGGGGCGGACAGAATGTTATGGAAAGCGCCGCTGTTAAAAAAGGTTCTGCCACTTCCAACCGGCCGGAATTCTGGAAAGATGTCTGGACGCCTGATAATCCCAATGCGGCCTATCCCAATCCTTACTATAGTAATAACTACGACAGGACTTCTTCCTTCTGGTTTGTCAGTTCCTTTACCTGGCGCATCTCGAACTTTAACCTGAGCTATACGCTTCCCTCCCGCTGGGCCAATAAAGCTGGTTTTGGAAGTGTACGTGCGTTCCTGGTAGGTACCAATCCACTTAACTTATACAACCCTTATTCTTACAGGGATAACACCAGCAATTATGACACCTATCCTGCTATCAGGACTTTCTCCCTGGGTTTAAACATTGGGTTTTAA